One Aquarana catesbeiana isolate 2022-GZ linkage group LG04, ASM4218655v1, whole genome shotgun sequence genomic region harbors:
- the SUCNR1 gene encoding succinate receptor 1 — MKPNCSSVDCLLENYYLSTMYSLEFIFGITGNGIVMFGYIFCMKKWTTGSIYLFNLCLSDFAFLCTLPLLIQSYSNGHWVYNELLCYSNRYLLHANLYTSILFLTFISIDRYLLIKFPFKDHIIQKKPMAVTISVGIWIVVLLEISPILLFVELSENSQCLSYGSSGMASSSLIYSVCLSVTGFLIPLCIMCVFYRKMVSFLRNRNQQLTTSFSLKKPLTLVCVAVIMFFILFTPYHIMRNVRIASRMEEWKLSNETMITINSIYIITRPIAFLNSVINPVFYFLMGDNFREMLLTRIRNMFQVIKCQCAYKFWSSNQEARDYSTESEH, encoded by the coding sequence AAGCCTAACTGTTCATCGGTTGACTGTCTCCTTGAGAACTACTATCTATCAACTATGTACTCACTAGAGTTTATATTTGGCATTACTGGGAATGGCATTGTAATGTTTGGCTATATCTTTTGTATGAAGAAATGGACCACCGGAAGCATCTACCTCTTTAATCTGTGTTTGTCAGACTTCGCTTTCCTCTGCACGCTCCCTCTACTGATTCAAAGTTATTCCAATGGACACTGGGTCTATAATGAGCTCTTGTGCTACAGCAACCGGTACCTACTTCATGCCAACCTGTACACTAGCATCCTCTTCCTCACCTTCATCAGTATTGACCGGTACCTTCTTATCAAGTTCCCTTTTAAAGACCACATAATTCAGAAGAAGCCTATGGCAGTCACCATATCTGTTGGGATTTGGATTGTGGTTTTGTTAGAGATCTCTCCAATTCTATTATTCGTAGAACTGAGTGAGAACAGCCAATGTCTCAGCTATGGGAGTTCTGGGATGGCCTCATCCAGTTTAATCTACAGTGTTTGTCTTAGTGTCACTGGCTTCCTCATCCCCCTCTGTATCATGTGTGTGTTCTACAGGAAAATGGTTTCTTTTCTCAGAAACAGGAATCAGCAACTTACAACATCCTTCTCTCTTAAAAAACCTCTTACTTTAGTTTGCGTGGCTGTGATAATGTTTTTTATCCTTTTCACCCCATATCACATCATGAGAAATGTAAGGATTGCTTCACGTATGGAGGAATGGAAGCTGAGTAATGAGACAATGATCACCATCAATTCCATTTATATCATCACACGACCCATTGCATTTCTAAATAGTGTAATAAACCCTGTGTTCTACTTTCTCATGGGGGACAATTTTAGGGAAATGTTGTTGACAAGGATTAGGAACATGTTTCAGGTAATAAAATGTCAATGTGCCTATAAATTCTGGTCTAGTAATCAGGAGGCTAGAGACTACAGCACAGAGTCAGAGCATTAA